A section of the Pseudovibrio sp. M1P-2-3 genome encodes:
- a CDS encoding EamA family transporter, with protein sequence MNTKGMLICALAMLSWSTLIVVTKGILLAQNLDPWIFTVIQMAAGGIFLIMIGGRANGALASMRSGYTWLYGGLRVFSACSYSAALLYVSAANAGFFTFLAIPFSAIATALLFSRWPTRGELPGHLSIVLGTAALIAALDGTYSNPAVYLMVASELGVALATIVAELHPSNQSNTPRQTASLSGVMLLSSATVMLVMLTLASLYTGDTNPQDIMSASSLQESFLPRLELAHIWNPHMWLFATLVGLTFRGMSMYFSLQAISLVGGQNYLATAAILPFMSLILESMGHTLGWMPESTTTNMAVVAGAVMAIGSLMLLFSRRHIGKVAKT encoded by the coding sequence ATGAATACTAAAGGAATGCTGATCTGCGCACTTGCCATGCTCAGCTGGTCTACCCTTATTGTCGTCACCAAGGGTATTTTGTTGGCTCAGAATCTGGATCCGTGGATTTTTACCGTGATCCAGATGGCCGCAGGTGGAATTTTCCTGATCATGATTGGTGGGCGTGCCAATGGGGCTTTGGCCAGCATGCGCAGCGGTTATACTTGGCTCTATGGGGGCCTGCGGGTCTTCTCTGCCTGTAGTTACTCCGCAGCCCTGTTATACGTTAGTGCCGCCAATGCTGGTTTCTTTACGTTTCTTGCCATTCCTTTTTCGGCAATTGCCACGGCTTTGTTGTTTTCCCGCTGGCCCACACGGGGGGAACTCCCCGGCCACCTATCCATTGTGTTGGGGACAGCTGCACTCATCGCTGCACTGGATGGAACCTATAGCAATCCGGCTGTCTACCTGATGGTGGCCAGCGAGCTAGGAGTTGCGCTGGCCACCATTGTGGCCGAGTTACACCCAAGCAACCAAAGCAACACTCCCAGACAAACCGCATCATTGAGCGGTGTTATGCTGCTTTCAAGTGCAACTGTTATGCTGGTAATGCTCACCCTTGCCTCTCTTTATACCGGAGACACAAATCCGCAAGACATCATGAGCGCCAGCTCCCTGCAAGAGAGTTTTCTTCCCAGACTGGAATTGGCCCATATCTGGAATCCGCATATGTGGCTCTTTGCAACTCTGGTTGGTCTGACATTTCGCGGAATGAGCATGTATTTTTCCTTGCAGGCAATTTCGTTGGTCGGAGGGCAAAACTACTTAGCAACCGCTGCCATATTGCCTTTTATGTCTCTAATTTTGGAAAGTATGGGGCATACCTTGGGCTGGATGCCGGAGAGCACTACAACCAATATGGCTGTTGTGGCTGGAGCCGTTATGGCTATAGGGTCGTTAATGCTACTCTTCTCCCGCCGCCATATAGGCAAGGTGGCAAAGACCTAA
- a CDS encoding Tim44 domain-containing protein produces the protein MKKLSALRRIVPMFIVAIALVFVTAELAEAKRGMSFGSRGSKTFSAPKATNTAPNTSAPVQRSMTPNTQTNKANPAGAAAAAPQKKGLFGGGFLGSMLGGLALGGLIGMLFGSGFGGMAGLFGMLVQGLLIGGAIMLLMRFLRSRQQTQAAGVHAGGHAPQQSAPFNFSNAGDAPSGPDSGRGFSMPNVGGGTHESSSASVQEEPVFASAADDQIGITGEDFDHFEAMLAKVWKAYASEDYSAIRELTTPEIMGFFAEELGQAASKGLVNEVRDVKLLQGDLSESWHENGSDYATLAMRYSSIDAMRERATNKVVEGNAEVAEERTELWTFIRSGNEQWKLSAIQQG, from the coding sequence ATGAAGAAACTATCGGCCCTGCGCCGTATCGTACCCATGTTTATCGTGGCCATTGCGCTTGTTTTCGTGACAGCGGAGCTTGCCGAGGCGAAACGGGGAATGAGCTTTGGCAGCAGGGGCTCTAAAACGTTTTCTGCACCAAAGGCTACAAACACCGCACCCAATACCTCAGCACCTGTTCAGCGTTCAATGACACCGAACACCCAAACGAACAAGGCAAATCCTGCTGGCGCAGCTGCGGCCGCTCCGCAGAAAAAAGGCCTGTTTGGTGGTGGGTTCTTAGGTTCCATGCTAGGCGGCCTTGCGCTTGGCGGCCTCATCGGAATGTTGTTTGGCTCCGGTTTTGGCGGGATGGCAGGTCTGTTTGGCATGCTGGTTCAGGGCTTGCTCATTGGCGGCGCTATTATGCTCTTGATGCGCTTTTTGCGCTCCCGTCAACAAACACAAGCAGCTGGTGTGCATGCCGGTGGTCACGCCCCGCAGCAAAGCGCGCCTTTCAACTTTTCTAATGCAGGGGATGCCCCGTCAGGGCCCGATAGTGGACGCGGGTTTTCCATGCCGAACGTGGGTGGTGGAACTCACGAGTCTTCTAGTGCGTCCGTACAGGAAGAGCCTGTGTTCGCAAGCGCTGCTGATGATCAGATCGGGATCACTGGTGAGGACTTCGACCACTTCGAGGCAATGCTTGCCAAAGTCTGGAAGGCGTATGCCAGCGAAGACTACAGTGCCATTCGCGAACTCACCACTCCAGAGATCATGGGCTTTTTTGCCGAGGAACTGGGACAGGCCGCTTCCAAGGGACTTGTGAATGAAGTGCGCGATGTGAAGCTGCTGCAAGGAGATCTCTCTGAGAGCTGGCATGAGAATGGCAGTGATTATGCTACCTTGGCAATGCGTTACTCTTCCATTGATGCAATGCGCGAGCGTGCCACTAATAAAGTGGTTGAGGGCAACGCGGAAGTTGCTGAAGAGCGTACCGAGCTGTGGACCTTCATTCGCTCTGGCAATGAGCAATGGAAACTCTCTGCAATCCAGCAAGGCTAA
- a CDS encoding DUF1284 domain-containing protein → MSVQLRAHHLLCILTFIGKGYTRDFTENHRALVLRINAGEEVEIVHGPDDICAPLEGLPEGEHCLNSSVCTRDEKALASVGLVLGRALEVGHKFLLSASDVTQLRKNFAADTRHAACAGCNWAPLCNSIAADGFNKTHLVDDL, encoded by the coding sequence GTGAGCGTCCAACTTCGTGCCCACCATCTTCTGTGCATTTTGACCTTTATTGGCAAAGGTTACACTCGGGACTTTACAGAGAACCATCGAGCGTTGGTGCTGCGGATTAACGCTGGAGAGGAAGTTGAGATTGTGCACGGGCCCGATGATATCTGTGCCCCGCTAGAAGGTCTACCAGAGGGAGAGCATTGCCTTAATTCCAGTGTGTGCACGCGTGATGAAAAGGCACTTGCCAGTGTTGGCTTGGTTCTGGGGCGCGCGTTGGAAGTAGGACATAAATTTTTACTTAGCGCTAGCGATGTGACACAGCTACGCAAAAACTTTGCAGCTGACACGCGCCATGCAGCCTGTGCAGGGTGTAATTGGGCTCCTTTGTGTAACTCGATCGCCGCTGACGGGTTTAACAAAACCCATCTTGTTGATGATCTATAG
- a CDS encoding CCA tRNA nucleotidyltransferase: MTLLKNADWLHCAGLQGLFDVLEQDGDRARVVGGPVRNALLGEPVDDIDIACTALPLTTLERAKAAGLKVIPTGIDHGTLTIISDGHPYEVTSLREDVETHGRHATVYFGKDWVRDAQRRDFTMNALYVDREGELFDPLGGLEDCLGRRLRFIGDARTRIKEDYLRILRFFRFFGTYGEGVFDPQSLAACIAEKEGLASLSAERVTKEIWRLLPSPRAKDCLIEMHKSGILSCALGGDVELALFLSLERMGRKMPATKGAQVRLTSLIKGKPFPRLRLSNAQVKASRFALSLLDEFLQNGLDEAALKAALVNKPRSVVQDAVFLYWATILQDEFPLNWESTLAFVENWQIPDFPVSGGDLIALGFAPGPLIGEALAKVKQEWAANDYQSRHQELLNYARTLVSQRNGREGM, from the coding sequence ATGACACTTTTAAAAAATGCCGACTGGTTGCACTGTGCTGGGCTGCAGGGTCTTTTTGATGTTCTGGAGCAGGACGGCGACCGCGCCCGCGTTGTGGGGGGGCCTGTTCGCAATGCCCTGCTTGGCGAACCTGTCGATGATATCGATATTGCCTGCACCGCCCTGCCTCTCACCACATTAGAGCGGGCGAAAGCTGCTGGTTTAAAGGTCATCCCCACGGGGATTGACCACGGAACCCTGACGATTATCAGTGATGGACACCCCTATGAAGTGACAAGCCTGCGCGAGGATGTGGAAACACATGGTCGCCACGCCACTGTGTACTTTGGCAAAGATTGGGTCCGCGATGCCCAGCGGCGGGACTTTACCATGAACGCCCTTTATGTGGATCGCGAAGGCGAGCTGTTCGACCCGCTGGGCGGGCTTGAAGACTGCCTTGGACGAAGGCTGCGCTTTATCGGTGACGCGCGGACTCGCATTAAAGAAGATTATCTACGGATCCTGCGGTTCTTCAGGTTTTTTGGAACTTATGGGGAAGGGGTGTTTGATCCGCAGTCTTTAGCTGCCTGTATTGCGGAAAAGGAAGGTCTTGCGTCCCTTTCTGCCGAACGGGTGACAAAAGAGATCTGGCGGCTGCTGCCATCGCCCCGCGCTAAAGATTGTCTGATAGAAATGCACAAAAGCGGTATTCTTTCCTGTGCACTGGGCGGGGATGTGGAGCTTGCGCTTTTCTTGTCCTTGGAGCGTATGGGCCGCAAGATGCCCGCGACAAAAGGCGCCCAAGTGCGCCTGACCAGTCTGATAAAGGGAAAACCTTTTCCAAGGCTCAGGCTATCCAATGCGCAAGTGAAAGCCTCCCGGTTTGCATTAAGTCTTCTAGATGAGTTTCTTCAAAATGGCCTTGATGAAGCAGCCTTAAAAGCTGCGTTGGTTAATAAACCGCGCTCAGTGGTGCAAGATGCTGTGTTCCTTTATTGGGCTACAATACTACAAGATGAGTTTCCTTTGAATTGGGAAAGTACACTCGCTTTTGTTGAAAACTGGCAGATACCGGATTTCCCCGTATCGGGTGGAGATTTAATTGCGCTGGGGTTTGCGCCGGGTCCTTTAATTGGGGAAGCTTTGGCCAAAGTAAAACAGGAGTGGGCTGCCAACGATTACCAGTCACGCCATCAGGAGCTTTTGAATTATGCCCGCACTCTGGTGAGCCAAAGGAACGGGCGGGAGGGGATGTGA
- a CDS encoding DUF6111 family protein has translation MIRMLLTHALLFLIPFIGYAIWLYIGKKAEENAHFRDGPIAWLAICGLFLVVVSFSSLAIWGKAPQGSQYRPAQIVDGELVRGGYNK, from the coding sequence ATGATACGAATGTTACTCACCCACGCGCTGCTGTTCCTTATTCCGTTTATCGGGTATGCTATATGGCTCTATATTGGAAAAAAAGCCGAGGAGAACGCCCATTTTCGTGATGGTCCAATAGCGTGGCTTGCAATTTGCGGCCTGTTTTTAGTGGTCGTTAGTTTCTCCAGTCTGGCTATTTGGGGTAAGGCCCCGCAAGGCTCTCAATATCGGCCTGCCCAGATTGTTGATGGAGAACTGGTCCGAGGTGGCTACAACAAGTAA
- a CDS encoding CoA pyrophosphatase — translation MNRTGTAIAASSQTGEITRDTFVGRVRTVLQTRRAIQPSGDYLLNPTYKDMFADPSRLKNAAVLMLVIEREEGASVLFTLRTAHLRAHAGQISLPGGKVDEEDDGPVDAALREANEEVGLDLSRVTTVGALGPYMTATGYSVTPVIATVPSPVDLTLNPQEVEESFEVPLSFLMNPYNHREESKVYGGKRVHFYAMPYEGHYIFGVTAGILRSIYNKVYTP, via the coding sequence TTGAATAGAACCGGGACGGCAATAGCAGCTTCTTCGCAGACTGGTGAAATCACGAGAGATACGTTCGTGGGCAGGGTCAGAACAGTCCTGCAAACTCGGCGGGCTATACAGCCAAGCGGAGATTACCTCCTTAATCCGACTTATAAGGATATGTTTGCCGATCCGTCCCGCTTGAAAAACGCCGCTGTTTTGATGCTGGTTATCGAGCGCGAGGAGGGAGCCAGTGTTTTGTTTACCCTGCGCACCGCCCATCTTCGCGCCCATGCAGGCCAGATTTCGCTCCCCGGAGGTAAGGTGGACGAGGAAGACGACGGGCCGGTCGATGCAGCACTGCGTGAAGCCAATGAGGAAGTGGGACTGGATTTATCCCGCGTTACAACAGTTGGTGCGCTGGGTCCCTATATGACAGCAACGGGCTACAGCGTGACACCTGTAATTGCCACTGTGCCTTCTCCTGTTGATTTGACTTTAAACCCTCAAGAGGTGGAGGAAAGCTTTGAGGTTCCACTATCTTTTTTGATGAATCCCTATAATCACAGGGAAGAATCGAAGGTCTATGGCGGTAAACGCGTACATTTTTATGCCATGCCCTACGAAGGCCATTATATTTTTGGTGTGACCGCCGGCATTTTGCGGAGCATCTACAATAAAGTGTATACTCCATGA
- a CDS encoding DUF1285 domain-containing protein gives MPAGLKALMERAGDQRGLPPIDKWDPPFCGDLDMQIKRNGNWFYMGTPISREALVKLFASVLKREEDGKYYLVTPVEKIGLQVEDAPFLAVEMDWSEKLGSSVLTLRTNTGDVVEVGPDNPLRFEREETTHGFKPYVRVRGRLDALLSRPVIFELSDHLVEQDVDGEPYLGVCSHGQFFPAEPLSSLG, from the coding sequence ATGCCAGCAGGTCTTAAAGCGTTGATGGAACGAGCCGGAGACCAGCGAGGCTTGCCGCCTATCGACAAATGGGATCCGCCTTTTTGCGGGGATCTGGATATGCAGATCAAGCGAAATGGAAACTGGTTTTACATGGGCACACCAATTTCGCGCGAGGCGCTGGTTAAGCTCTTCGCCAGTGTTTTAAAACGGGAGGAGGATGGCAAATACTACCTTGTAACTCCTGTTGAGAAAATTGGTCTGCAGGTTGAAGATGCACCGTTTCTGGCAGTGGAGATGGACTGGAGTGAGAAACTGGGTAGCTCTGTCTTGACGCTGCGCACAAATACAGGTGATGTTGTAGAAGTAGGTCCAGATAATCCACTTCGTTTCGAACGGGAAGAGACAACACACGGGTTCAAGCCATATGTGCGTGTGCGCGGACGGTTGGATGCCTTACTGTCTCGTCCCGTAATTTTCGAGCTGAGTGATCATCTGGTAGAACAGGATGTGGACGGAGAGCCGTACTTGGGCGTGTGCAGTCATGGCCAATTCTTTCCAGCAGAGCCGCTAAGCAGTTTAGGGTAG
- a CDS encoding AAA family ATPase — protein MNTTSPSPTENPEDVLREAEAAIDKLAKASEEISRVIFGQKTVIEHVLTTILAGGHGLLVGVPGLAKTKLVETLGTVIGLEKRRIQFTPDLMPSDILGSEVLEEAADGSRSFRFLPGPVFTQLLMADEINRASPRTQSALLQAMQEYHVTIAGHRHNLPAPFHVLATQNPLEQEGTYPLPEAQLDRFLMQIDVQYPDIEAERLILAETTGAQQTSVQQILSPEELLGIQNLVRHIPVGDMVMEKILSLVRSARPGERETPEHIGKCIAWGPGPRASQALMMTARARALVDGRLSPSIDDILALAEPVLQHRMALSFSARAEGKRLPQLLGQIKDHIA, from the coding sequence ATGAACACCACGAGCCCCAGCCCCACGGAAAACCCCGAGGACGTTTTGCGAGAGGCTGAAGCGGCAATCGACAAGCTGGCAAAGGCCAGCGAAGAAATATCCCGTGTCATTTTCGGACAAAAAACCGTTATTGAGCACGTTCTAACAACCATTCTTGCTGGCGGTCACGGGCTGCTTGTGGGTGTTCCCGGGCTTGCGAAAACAAAACTGGTAGAAACCTTGGGCACCGTGATTGGACTGGAAAAGCGCCGCATCCAGTTTACACCAGACCTCATGCCCTCCGATATTCTAGGCTCCGAAGTTCTGGAGGAAGCCGCAGACGGCAGCCGTTCCTTCCGTTTTCTCCCTGGCCCGGTGTTTACCCAGCTTCTAATGGCAGATGAGATCAACCGCGCCAGTCCGCGAACCCAATCCGCCTTGCTGCAAGCTATGCAGGAATATCATGTAACCATTGCAGGCCACCGGCATAATTTGCCTGCCCCCTTCCATGTTCTGGCAACTCAAAATCCATTGGAACAAGAAGGAACCTACCCTCTGCCCGAAGCTCAGCTTGACCGGTTTTTGATGCAGATTGATGTCCAGTATCCTGATATCGAGGCAGAACGGCTCATTTTGGCAGAAACAACCGGCGCACAGCAAACAAGCGTTCAGCAAATTCTCTCGCCCGAAGAACTCTTAGGAATTCAAAACCTTGTGCGCCACATTCCTGTTGGAGACATGGTCATGGAGAAAATCCTGTCCCTTGTCCGCTCTGCCAGACCAGGCGAGAGAGAAACGCCTGAACACATTGGAAAGTGTATAGCGTGGGGTCCGGGCCCCCGGGCCAGTCAGGCGCTTATGATGACAGCCCGCGCCCGTGCACTTGTGGATGGCCGATTATCCCCGAGCATTGATGACATTCTGGCATTGGCCGAGCCCGTTCTTCAGCATCGCATGGCGTTAAGCTTTTCTGCACGCGCTGAAGGAAAGAGGCTCCCGCAACTTTTGGGGCAGATTAAAGATCACATTGCCTGA
- a CDS encoding DUF58 domain-containing protein: protein MFFSSAKQEQTSNSDVNQLSVQARTLAEALPELLVEAQNLANTVAAGWHGRKKAGLGETFWQFRPFYKGEPAKRIDWRRSARDNHLYVREREWEASHTLWLWADLSRSMTYQSTLASTTKRDRALLLLLALANLLAEGGERVGLLGMTSAKAGRAAAQKLAETLAGSQSTTSFPPWAQLKRFSEVILFSDLFDEKSLIEQWVISAAASGAKGHLVQIIDPIEETFPFTGRAEFSDPEKDFTITAGRAEEWKQQYLQVLASHRDFLETITTRSGWSFSIHHSDRPAQEALLTLYSRLSNSPMTNVGGTPF, encoded by the coding sequence TTGTTTTTTTCCAGTGCCAAACAAGAGCAAACCAGCAATAGCGATGTAAACCAGCTATCGGTTCAGGCCCGCACGCTGGCAGAAGCCCTGCCGGAGCTGCTTGTTGAGGCCCAGAATCTTGCCAATACAGTTGCCGCAGGCTGGCATGGCCGAAAAAAGGCTGGCTTGGGGGAAACCTTCTGGCAGTTTCGCCCTTTTTACAAAGGAGAGCCAGCAAAACGCATCGATTGGCGCCGCTCTGCCCGCGATAATCATCTTTATGTGCGAGAGAGGGAGTGGGAGGCCTCTCATACTCTGTGGCTATGGGCAGACCTATCCCGTTCCATGACCTATCAAAGTACGCTCGCTTCCACAACAAAACGGGATAGGGCTCTTCTTCTGCTTCTTGCATTGGCCAACCTGCTGGCAGAGGGCGGCGAACGGGTGGGACTTCTGGGTATGACATCCGCCAAAGCAGGTAGGGCGGCAGCCCAAAAGCTGGCAGAAACCCTTGCTGGATCTCAATCAACCACAAGCTTTCCCCCATGGGCACAGTTAAAACGTTTCTCTGAAGTCATATTGTTCTCTGACTTGTTCGACGAGAAGTCCCTTATTGAGCAATGGGTGATTTCGGCTGCAGCAAGCGGAGCCAAGGGACATTTGGTGCAAATTATCGACCCCATTGAAGAAACATTTCCATTCACAGGGCGCGCCGAATTCTCAGACCCGGAGAAGGACTTCACCATTACAGCCGGACGAGCGGAAGAGTGGAAACAACAGTATCTACAAGTACTGGCAAGCCACAGGGATTTTCTGGAGACCATCACGACCCGCTCTGGGTGGAGCTTTTCCATTCATCACAGTGACCGCCCGGCGCAGGAGGCCTTGCTGACGCTCTATTCCCGATTATCCAACTCCCCAATGACCAATGTTGGAGGCACCCCCTTTTGA
- a CDS encoding DUF4159 domain-containing protein, with product MTGLLSSIAFTNIWVLWALLSLPAIWWLLRLTPPPPQTVLFAPIKLLAAIQHKEETPHHSPWWLILIRLLIASLIIFSLSGPIWKPLSPFGSTEGVRWIVLDNGWDAAPAWEKQIRLAITLINEAGEAGQPVLLVSTADGPTQSMSTDSATKTLEKLRALEPRSWAADRVQLLSGLADVSSTVPPSEIFWLSSLIGEDVNPNAFQEALQDIAPQSKITIFNDPYNLQALNGIVNSSKAMEVSIERLFPDTEDNLNILAQDSKGRVIAQASANFKNGEKLGWASFNLPTELRNDIVQLNISGVQTAGAAFLIDDRWQRQKVGIVSSSSSTRGQPLLSPTHFLKHALEPTSDLPQSRNKDIAQVIPDYLNKGVSTLILADVGRLPTPTKARLEEWIEAGGTLVRFAGPRLAAGSDDLIPVRLRQGDRSLGGSLSWEKPQLLHSFSPEGLFNSLSIPPDISVSRQVLAEPTADLQRQTLASLEDGTPLVTARRMGRGQLILFHVTADTTWSNLPLSGTFVEMLNAIVTSSHNPRPTSQKVLENEDAGSRQLAPFKSLNGFGHLTPPPISARAILEAEFSKTRATRKTPAGLYGTQTAFRALNLLSDGQGLIPLGFLNLEGQVVRPYPSGTPFDLKGPLLVVAFLLAILDSILVLFIIGRPTRPRFLRGMKQKTVLLIALCILSAGLEDAWAQGDLRALDATLDTRLAYIKTGIKSIDDTSRAGLFGLSRMLSSRTALEPKAPVSIDLSKDELAFYPLIYWPVAPHMPTPSQETISRLDAYMSNGGTVLFDTRDQYKSPISGAASTEEKRKLQDILSSLNLPPLEPVPEDHVLTKTFYILNTFPGRYADGPLWVQANTGSQSNGSRPVRSGDGVSPLLITSNDLAAAWAIHPDGSYIYPTIPADPMQREFSYRVGINILMYTMTGNYKADQVHIPALLERLGQ from the coding sequence TTGACAGGATTACTTTCATCCATTGCCTTCACAAATATCTGGGTTCTTTGGGCTCTTCTTTCCCTGCCTGCCATCTGGTGGCTTTTGCGCCTGACCCCGCCGCCGCCTCAAACAGTTCTCTTTGCCCCCATCAAACTTCTAGCGGCCATCCAGCATAAAGAAGAAACACCACATCACAGCCCCTGGTGGCTGATTTTAATACGTTTACTGATTGCATCGCTTATCATTTTTTCTTTGTCCGGCCCAATCTGGAAGCCACTTTCCCCGTTTGGGAGCACCGAAGGGGTCCGCTGGATTGTTCTGGATAATGGATGGGACGCAGCTCCTGCATGGGAAAAGCAGATACGCCTTGCAATCACCTTAATCAATGAGGCCGGTGAAGCAGGGCAACCGGTTCTACTGGTATCGACTGCAGATGGCCCAACCCAATCAATGAGCACTGACAGCGCAACAAAAACCCTAGAGAAATTACGGGCTCTGGAGCCACGAAGTTGGGCAGCTGATCGGGTACAGCTCCTTTCTGGTCTGGCAGACGTCTCCAGCACAGTTCCTCCCAGTGAAATTTTCTGGCTCAGTTCTCTCATTGGCGAAGACGTTAACCCCAACGCGTTTCAAGAGGCCCTACAGGACATAGCTCCCCAAAGCAAAATTACGATTTTCAATGATCCTTATAATTTGCAGGCCTTAAATGGCATTGTGAACAGTTCCAAGGCCATGGAAGTCTCTATTGAAAGGCTGTTTCCTGACACCGAAGACAACTTGAATATTCTGGCTCAAGATTCGAAAGGAAGAGTAATTGCCCAAGCCTCCGCAAACTTCAAAAACGGAGAAAAATTAGGCTGGGCCTCTTTTAACCTACCCACAGAATTGCGTAATGACATTGTACAACTCAATATCTCAGGCGTGCAAACAGCGGGTGCTGCTTTTTTGATAGATGATCGTTGGCAACGACAAAAGGTGGGCATTGTATCAAGTTCATCCTCAACAAGAGGCCAGCCTCTTCTCTCCCCTACCCATTTTTTGAAACATGCTCTAGAGCCAACCTCCGATTTGCCACAGTCCCGCAATAAGGACATTGCTCAAGTCATCCCGGATTACCTTAACAAGGGAGTGTCTACCCTCATTCTCGCTGATGTGGGCCGTCTTCCCACCCCAACAAAAGCGCGGCTTGAGGAGTGGATAGAAGCTGGCGGTACACTTGTGCGATTTGCGGGACCGAGGTTGGCGGCAGGTTCAGATGACCTCATCCCTGTTCGCCTCAGGCAAGGAGATAGGAGCCTCGGGGGTAGTTTATCCTGGGAAAAGCCTCAATTATTACATAGCTTTTCGCCAGAGGGCCTCTTCAATTCCTTATCTATTCCTCCGGATATCAGCGTCTCCCGACAAGTACTGGCGGAACCCACTGCAGACCTTCAGCGTCAAACCTTGGCTTCCTTGGAGGACGGAACTCCATTGGTAACAGCTCGCCGGATGGGGCGTGGCCAGCTCATATTATTCCATGTCACAGCAGATACCACCTGGTCGAACCTTCCACTTTCCGGTACTTTTGTGGAGATGCTGAATGCAATTGTAACCAGCAGTCATAACCCACGCCCCACATCCCAGAAGGTCCTAGAAAATGAAGACGCAGGCTCACGGCAGCTGGCGCCTTTCAAGAGCCTCAACGGGTTTGGCCACCTCACCCCACCTCCCATTTCTGCCCGCGCAATCTTAGAAGCGGAATTCTCAAAAACTCGAGCTACACGGAAAACTCCCGCAGGACTGTACGGAACACAGACAGCTTTCCGTGCTTTGAACCTTCTGTCTGACGGGCAAGGCCTCATACCGCTGGGTTTTCTAAATCTGGAGGGGCAAGTGGTACGGCCCTACCCGTCCGGCACACCTTTTGACTTGAAGGGGCCCCTTCTGGTTGTTGCTTTCCTTCTGGCCATTTTGGATAGCATTCTGGTCCTTTTCATCATAGGGAGGCCCACTCGCCCCCGCTTTTTGCGAGGCATGAAACAAAAGACGGTTCTGTTGATAGCCTTATGTATCCTCAGTGCAGGACTTGAAGATGCATGGGCACAAGGAGACCTGCGAGCACTCGATGCCACATTGGACACGCGCCTTGCCTACATTAAAACTGGTATCAAAAGTATAGATGACACGAGCCGCGCCGGCCTGTTCGGCCTGTCCCGCATGCTTTCCAGCCGTACTGCTCTGGAGCCCAAAGCTCCGGTTTCTATTGACTTATCCAAGGATGAGTTGGCCTTTTATCCTCTGATCTACTGGCCAGTTGCCCCGCATATGCCAACTCCTTCACAAGAGACCATTTCACGCCTTGATGCCTATATGAGTAACGGCGGAACGGTCCTTTTCGATACACGGGATCAATATAAATCTCCCATCAGCGGAGCGGCTTCCACTGAGGAAAAGCGTAAACTCCAGGACATTTTAAGCTCACTAAACCTGCCCCCTCTGGAGCCAGTGCCGGAAGACCATGTTCTGACGAAGACATTTTATATCCTCAACACCTTTCCCGGTCGTTATGCCGATGGCCCACTCTGGGTTCAGGCAAACACGGGTTCCCAGAGCAACGGCAGTCGGCCAGTGCGGTCCGGCGATGGTGTAAGCCCCCTGTTGATTACCAGCAATGACCTTGCAGCAGCTTGGGCCATTCATCCAGATGGAAGCTATATCTATCCCACAATTCCTGCGGACCCCATGCAAAGGGAGTTTTCCTATAGGGTTGGTATTAACATTCTCATGTACACGATGACTGGCAACTACAAAGCCGACCAAGTTCATATTCCTGCTCTACTCGAGCGTTTGGGACAATAA
- a CDS encoding GNAT family N-acetyltransferase, translating to MLPSWLIRIELPEDNEIIDALQDEAFGAERFEKTSHKIREGTSPHPRLSFVGLINGEIAGSVRLTQIAIGNCAGMLLGPLTVSPRFKNKGLGKALMRTAHSAAGELGVETILLVGDAPYYEPLGYQKVPVGQIRLPGPVDPTRLLALNLNGSPLPYGMVKAL from the coding sequence ATGTTACCCTCTTGGTTGATCCGGATTGAATTGCCGGAAGATAATGAAATTATCGATGCACTGCAGGATGAAGCGTTCGGGGCAGAACGCTTCGAAAAAACTTCCCATAAAATCAGAGAGGGAACCTCTCCGCATCCTCGTCTTTCCTTTGTAGGTTTGATTAATGGTGAAATTGCAGGGTCAGTGCGGTTGACACAGATTGCGATTGGAAACTGTGCGGGAATGCTGCTTGGGCCACTGACCGTGTCGCCAAGATTTAAAAACAAGGGACTGGGCAAGGCCTTGATGCGCACCGCCCATAGTGCTGCCGGTGAACTTGGGGTTGAGACCATTTTACTGGTTGGAGATGCTCCCTATTATGAGCCGCTTGGCTATCAAAAAGTGCCTGTAGGCCAAATACGGTTGCCGGGCCCGGTAGACCCGACGCGCCTTCTGGCCCTAAATCTGAATGGATCCCCTCTGCCATACGGCATGGTAAAAGCGCTTTAA